The Eremothecium gossypii ATCC 10895 chromosome IV, complete sequence genome contains a region encoding:
- the LHS1 gene encoding Hsp70 family chaperone LHS1 (Syntenic homolog of Saccharomyces cerevisiae YKL073W (LHS1)) → MKLGKVALVWLAGALHGTAAAGALLGVDYGQQFGKAVVVAPGAPLEIVLTPEAKRKDENGVCVREVMGRVERAYGSAASAAAARQPESALLHTKGLLGRRAAEELGWWRRGHPGVQVADTGRGGVGFAVVGETVSAEETVAMALQQYVRRAEELVAEKRARDKVTQLALTVPEYFAVEQRNALLDAAALVPAEQTYLVSEGLSVAVDFALKGAFEAGRAYHYVVYDAGAGSAKATLVTIAQPAEGPLRVELVGFGHSKAVSGARFTQTIADIIEERFLAAQPALRAAQLEASARSRTKVLQAAERAKLILSVNSEAPVSIESLFEDIDFKTVLHREEVEKRMAPVLDLVCSPIEEALAGQFGPVRVSVDQLDAVILTGGSSRVPSVQDRLAKCVGEALISKSVNADEAAVNGVAIRGAQLSKIFRTRPLEVIDRSIYAYGAKVVGQDAPIEIFPVGSVYPATASVRLPASQDDFTDALELELYEGERLFKKLSVRQTKDKFTQELCPMGVTYNATFGLNANRIPVPVKVEALCWGNPEVVTDQEDTADALPQKVKSVKLDVKETYTYLEPLRNKALTEAKIRLSKWDRAEEEELRKQDLLNSLESLIYSTREWLETPEVLDNGAHDYVEKLTELVSTNLEWLDYESSNATFDDINNRLQEIMSLYKLLSHYLSIDAKVLDLPVFELLRKNVSEAISTFNAFDDTAVAQANELEDNFNSLGLNVTREYTKLKVPKNLQYNSTFAESELAALGKILSELEPILTPDAFDTIDREQLVKLFMKSEGHLNSIEEMQKFRERAHAYRLRELNSLYTRKLRAAKRKEEKSKEAASSSTTDFADEAKATSTQQPADASTSSADSSTSDIDHDEL, encoded by the coding sequence ATGAAACTCGGAAAGGTGGCTTTGGTCTGGCTAGCAGGGGCGCTGCACGggacggcggcggctggaGCACTGCTGGGGGTGGACTACGGACAGCAGTTTGGCAAGGCGGTGGTGGTTGCTCCCGGGGCGCCGCTGGAGATAGTGCTAACGCCGGAGGCAAAGCGGAAGGATGAGAATGGGGTGTGTGTGCGGGAGGTGATGGGGCGCGTGGAGCGCGCGTACGGGTCGGCGGCAagtgcggcggcggcaaGGCAGCCGGAAagcgcgctgctgcacaCGAAAGGGCTGCtcgggcggcgggcggcggaggagctggggtggtggcggcgcgggcaCCCGGGCGTGCAGGTGGCTGACACGGGCCGGGGGGGCGTGGGCTTCGCGGTTGTGGGGGAGACGGTGTCTGCGGAGGAGACGGTGGCGatggcgctgcagcagtaCGTGCGGCGTGCGGAGGAGCTGGTCGCGGAGAAGCGTGCGCGGGACAAGGTGACACAGCTGGCGCTGACGGTGCCGGAGTACTTTGCGGTGGAGCAGCGCAatgcgctgctggacgcggcggcgctggtGCCGGCGGAGCAGACGTACCTGGTGAGTGAGGGCCTCAGCGTGGCGGTGGACTTCGCGCTGAAGGGCGCGTTCGAGGCGGGGCGCGCGTACCACTACGTCGTGTACGACGCGGGGGCGGGCTCTGCGAAGGCGACGTTGGTGACGATCGCGCAGCCCGCGGAGGGGCCGCTGCGGGTCGAGCTGGTCGGGTTTGGGCACAGCAAGGCGGTCAGCGGCGCGCGCTTCACGCAGACGATCGCGGACATAATCGAGGAGCGGTTcctggcggcgcagcccgcgctgcgcgcggcgcagctggaggCGAGCGCTCGGTCGCGCACCAAGGTGCTGCAGGCCGCGGAGCGTGCCAAGCTGATTTTGAGCGTGAATTCCGAGGCGCCCGTGAGCATTGAGTCGTTGTTCGAAGACATCGACTTCAAGACGGTGCTGCACCGCGAAGAAGTGGAGAAGCGCATGGCGCCTGTCCTGGACCTGGTGTGCTCTCCGATcgaggaggcgctggccgGCCAATTTGGCCCGGTGCGGGTGTCGGTGGACCAGCTCGACGCGGTGATCCTCACGGGTGGCTCGTCCCGCGTTCCGAGTGTGCAGGACCGCCTGGCCAAGTGCGTGGGCGAGGCGCTGATCTCTAAAAGCGTGAATGCGGATGAAGCTGCTGTGAACGGCGTGGCCATCAGGGGTGCGCAACTATCCAAGATATTCAGGACGAGGCCGCTGGAGGTCATTGACCGCTCGATTTACGCCTATGGTGCTAAAGTAGTGGGCCAGGACGCTCCCATCGAAATATTCCCTGTTGGCTCGGTGTACCCTGCCACAGCGTCTGTCCGTCTGCCAGCTTCCCAGGACGACTTTACAGACGCACTCGAGCTTGAGTTATACGAAGGGGAGAGATTGTTCAAGAAGCTGTCGGTTCGGCAGACAAAGGACAAGTTCACTCAGGAGCTATGCCCCATGGGTGTGACTTATAATGCTACTTTCGGGCTCAATGCAAACAGAATCCCTGTACCTGTGAAGGTGGAAGCACTGTGTTGGGGTAACCCCGAGGTAGTAACAGACCAAGAGGACACGGCTGATGCTCTCCCCCAGAAAGTAAAAAGTGTGAAGTTAGATGTTAAGGAAACATATACCTACCTGGAGCCGCTCCGTAACAAAGCGCTAACCGAGGCCAAGATCAGGTTGTCTAAATGGGATCGCGCGGAGGAAGAGGAATTAAGGAAGCAGGATCTATTGAACAGCTTAGAATCGCTCATATACTCTACCCGCGAGTGGCTGGAGACGCCAGAAGTCCTCGATAATGGCGCACACGACTATGTGGAAAAATTGACCGAGCTTGTAAGCACGAATCTAGAGTGGTTAGACTATGAATCTTCAAATGCTACCTTTGACGATATCAACAACAGATTACAGGAAATCATGAGTCTGTATAAGTTGCTTAGCCATTACCTTTCCATAGACGCTAAGGTTTTGGATCTCCCAGTATTTGAGCTTCTACGCAAAAATGTTTCTGAAGCCATTTCTACCTTTAACGCATTTGATGATACTGCAGTGGCACAAGCTAATGAACTTGAGGATAATTTTAACTCTCTTGGCCTAAATGTCACTAGAGAATATACTAAACTGAAGGTTCCAAAGAATTTACAGTACAATTCAACCTTTGCTGAGTCAGAATTGGCCGCACTCGGTAAGATACTGAGCGAACTCGAGCCCATATTAACTCCAGATGCATTTGATACAATTGACCGCGAACAGTTAGTAAAATTGTTCATGAAATCCGAAGGTCATCTAAATTCCATCGAGGAAATGCAAAAATTCCGCGAAAGAGCACATGCATACCGCTTGCGTGAGCTAAACTCATTATACACAAGAAAACTAAGAGCGGCAAAGAGGAAAGAAGAGAAAAGCAAAGAAGCAGCCTCTTCATCTACTACTGACTTCGCAGATGAAGCAAAAGCGACCTCTACGCAACAACCAGCAGATGCATCCACCTCTAGCGCAGATAGTTCCACTTCGGACATCGATCACGATGAACTATGA
- the MUD2 gene encoding Mud2p (Syntenic homolog of Saccharomyces cerevisiae YKL074C (MUD2)) codes for MSSNLENLRSRIMASINSKKEEKKVPTGPRAAMGASEGAGSNESGSSGGWQGGERAGRGAERGEMRGERGDGWGRGGEGAARRGGHQTASNSMPLGAPSRFGGGGEARRGPGGGEGGWSAPGYDTRRGGRVGSRYGGRFDGGPGRIGKPAGGRGYSGPGRFRDGAGRGAPAARGLGRKARAGPPFAREWVPDEREVDWSRVPALEERPRLRPTRWDVTPRGFEHVPAERAKLSGLFPLPGQPQELDRMTLEGIAEKGALNRRTKILFEDPTKPNLAQCKLNRTLVLSGEGVGDLDRVAACVSDMLKNITLEGEHVLSSCEQRKGALVLELNSEESATLVLAAQAYLKNQLNSHIVWQRPEEYVARLDAEEPICDRNLIAMLGVPLQSASEVPGWLQEQDITYSWLHSVEVARQGANIFTQAVLYTPASAEAPLPSPQGVQVLQPNASELTQNYSDISYQSFSKVVAVQTHKPSKVVCLLNAVDPLELKNERYYREVHDAVMFGTPVLNCGPVESVKIPVPGPDFRNNFESVSLQIGKIFIKFKELSGAERAMLMLAGMRFCERTIICSYYSERDFDMDLF; via the coding sequence ATGAGCAGCAATTTAGAGAACCTGCGGTCCAGGATTATGGCTAGTATAAATAGCAAGaaggaggagaagaaggtgCCGACGGGGCCCAGAGCGGCAATGGGCGCATCGGAGGGAGCTGGCAGCAATGAAAGTGGGAGCAGCGGGGGCTGGCAGGGCGGCGAGCGGGCCGGGAGGGGCGCGGAGCGCGGCGAGATGCGtggcgagcgcggcgacgggtgggggcgcggcggggagggcgcggcgcggcggggcgggcACCAGACCGCATCCAACAGCATGCCTCTGGGCGCGCCGAGCCGGTTCGGGGGCGGGGGCGAGGCGCGGAGGGGCCCGGGGGGCGGCGAGGGTGGGTGGAGCGCGCCAGGATACGACacgcggcgcggcgggcgcgtGGGCAGCCGATACGGCGGGCGTTTCGACGGGGGCCCGGGGCGCATCGGCAAGCCTgcgggcgggcggggcTACAGCGGCCCTGGGCGCTTCCGCGAcggcgcggggcgcggggcgccggcggcgcgggggCTAGGGCGCAAGGCGCGTGCCGGGCCGCCGTTTGCGCGCGAGTGGGTGCCCGATGAGCGGGAGGTGGACTGGTCGCGGGTACCCGCGCTGGAGGAGCggccgcggctgcggccGACGCGGTGGGACGTGACGCCGCGCGGGTTTGAGCATGTGCCTGCGGAGCGCGCGAAGCTCTCGGGCCTGTTCCCGCTGCCCGGCCAGCCGCAGGAGCTGGATCGCATGACACTGGAGGGCATCGCGGAGAAAGGCGCACTGAACAGGCGAACGAAGATCCTTTTCGAGGACCCCACGAAACCGAACCTCGCGCAGTGCAAGCTCAACCGCACGCTGGTTTTGAGCGGCGAGGGCGTGGGCGACCTGGACCGTGTCGCGGCCTGTGTCTCTGACATGCTGAAGAACATCACGCTCGAGGGGGAGCACGTGCTGTCCTCGTGTGAGCAGCGCAAAGGCGCACTGGTGCTGGAGCTCAATTCGGAGGAGTCCGCAACGCTTGTGCTGGCGGCACAGGCGTACCTGAAGAATCAGCTGAACTCGCATATCGTATGGCAGCGGCCGGAGGAGTACGTTGCGCGCCTCGACGCCGAGGAGCCCATCTGTGACCGCAACCTCATAGCCATGCTGGGCGTTCCACTGCAGAGTGCAAGCGAAGTTCCTGGCTggctgcaggagcaggacATCACATACTCTTGGCTGCATTCTGTGGAGGTTGCTCGACAGGGCGCCAACATATTCACACAGGCGGTCCTTTATACGCCAGCCAGCGCCGAGGCGCCGCTGCCTTCGCCGCAGGGCGTGCAGGTGCTCCAGCCCAATGCCAGCGAGCTGACACAAAACTACTCTGACATATCGTATCAGTCCTTCTCCAAGGTCGTGGCGGTTCAGACTCATAAACCGTCTAAGGTAGTGTGCCTACTGAATGCGGTGGACCCTTTAGAACTCAAAAACGAACGCTACTACAGGGAGGTCCATGACGCCGTCATGTTTGGAACCCCCGTTCTCAACTGCGGGCCTGTGGAGAGCGTCAAGATTCCTGTTCCGGGCCCGGACTTCAGGAACAACTTCGAGAGCGTTTCGCTCCAGATAGGTAAGATCTTCATCAAATTCAAAGAGCTCAGCGGTGCAGAACGTGCAATGCTGATGCTAGCCGGCATGCGCTTCTGCGAACGTACGATTATATGTAGTTACTATAGTGAGCGCGACTTCGACATGGACCTCTTCTGA
- the BUB2 gene encoding Bub2p (Syntenic homolog of Saccharomyces cerevisiae YMR055C (BUB2)) encodes MEKFISHPPLIVHSSLSQLRYLVLAEGVGVEPEERRQRCYVWSILSRTDMEGATSRYMRLAQRGPPPAAVYKKIQNDTFRTFSTDSGFRERVSEESLTRCLSCFAWLQELEGDRGPVRIATYVQGMNVLLAPLLYSCPAEPMAFRLFETVCQRMIPAYLDHSLSGVHTGARLLDECLKIVDPKLSKFLSDNLLTAEIYGVPSILTLSSCQKPLDQVCRLWDFMFAYGFHMNLLFIVAQLVKMRTEIMQSDSPMNLLRQFPDFDADEIIRLGVGFVAKIPSGLYELLVRHLTEPGIDLSSYDGLD; translated from the coding sequence ATGGAAAAGTTCATATCACACCCACCACTTATAGTGCATTCGTCATTGTCGCAGCTGCGGTACCTGGTATTGGCGGAGGGTGTGGGCGTGGAACCCGAGGAACGGCGACAGCGCTGCTATGTGTGGTCGATCCTCTCGCGCACGGATATGGAAGGTGCAACGTCGCGGTACATGCGGCTAGCACAGCGAggcccgccgccggcggcggtgTACAAGAAGATACAAAACGACACCTTCCGAACGTTTTCAACAGACTCCGGCTTTCGGGAACGGGTGTCTGAGGAATCTCTGACTAGATGTCTCTCGTGTTTTGCCTGGTtgcaggagctggagggAGACCGGGGTCCGGTGCGCATCGCGACCTACGTGCAGGGGATGAACGTGCTGCTGGCACCCCTGTTGTACAGCTGTCCTGCAGAGCCCATGGCTTTCCGGCTGTTCGAAACAGTGTGCCAGCGGATGATCCCCGCGTACCTGGACCACTCGCTGAGCGGAGTGCACACGGGTGCGCGATTACTGGACGAGTGCCTCAAGATTGTGGATCCCAAACTAAGCAAGTTCCTCTCCGACAACCTACTCACGGCGGAAATATATGGGGTGCCCTCGATTCTGACGCTTTCAAGCTGCCAGAAGCCACTGGACCAGGTATGCCGGCTGTGGGACTTCATGTTTGCATACGGGTTCCACATGAACCTGCTGTTCATCGTCGCTCAGCTGGTCAAGATGCGAACGGAGATCATGCAGTCGGACTCGCCTATGAATCTACTGCGGCAGTTCCCAGACTTCGACGCGGACGAGATCATCCGTCTGGGGGTCGGGTTCGTCGCCAAGATTCCATCTGGGCTCTACGAGCTGCTGGTAAGGCACCTGACGGAGCCAGGCATAGATTTATCGAGCTACGACGGACTGGACTGA